A part of Brachybacterium faecium DSM 4810 genomic DNA contains:
- a CDS encoding GTP-binding protein Era (PFAM: GTPase of unknown function; KH domain~TIGRFAM: GTP-binding conserved hypothetical protein; small GTP-binding protein domain; GTP-binding protein Era), with product MGTETHRSGFVALVGRPNVGKSTLTNALVGEKVAITSTKPQTTRRAIRGIVTRDEAQIILVDTPGVHRPRTLLGERLNDLVRETLGEVDVVGFCLPADQKIGPGDRFVAEDLAEMRSGRRGPKVIAIVTKIDLVGRDVLAEHLMSVDQLMGFDEIVPISAKKGEQIDVLLEVISRHLPEGPQLYPEDQLTEETRDDRISELIREAALEGVRDELPHSIAVVVEEVVETDPGGDPFAEVAPGEGRLVVRATLFVERDSQKGIIIGRGGSRLKEVGSRARAEINALLGRKVHLDLRIKVAKDWQRDPKQLGRLGF from the coding sequence ATGGGGACCGAGACGCACCGCTCGGGCTTCGTCGCCCTCGTGGGCCGGCCGAATGTCGGCAAGTCGACGCTGACCAATGCGCTGGTGGGGGAGAAGGTGGCGATCACCTCGACGAAGCCGCAGACCACCCGGCGCGCCATCCGCGGCATCGTCACCCGGGACGAGGCGCAGATCATCCTCGTCGACACCCCCGGCGTGCACCGGCCCCGCACCCTGCTGGGCGAGCGGCTGAACGACCTGGTGCGCGAGACCCTCGGCGAGGTCGACGTGGTGGGCTTCTGCCTGCCCGCCGATCAGAAGATCGGCCCCGGTGACCGCTTCGTCGCCGAGGACCTGGCGGAGATGCGCAGCGGACGTCGCGGCCCGAAGGTGATCGCGATCGTCACCAAGATCGACCTGGTGGGTCGTGACGTGCTGGCCGAGCACCTGATGAGCGTGGACCAGCTGATGGGCTTCGACGAGATCGTGCCGATCTCCGCGAAGAAGGGGGAGCAGATCGACGTGCTGCTCGAGGTGATCTCCCGTCACCTGCCCGAGGGGCCGCAGCTGTACCCCGAGGACCAGCTCACCGAGGAGACGCGCGATGACCGCATCTCCGAGCTGATCCGGGAGGCCGCGCTCGAGGGGGTGCGCGACGAGCTGCCGCACTCGATCGCCGTGGTCGTCGAGGAGGTCGTGGAGACCGATCCGGGCGGCGACCCCTTCGCCGAGGTCGCGCCGGGGGAGGGGCGCCTGGTGGTGCGGGCGACCCTGTTCGTCGAACGCGACAGCCAGAAGGGCATCATCATCGGCCGCGGCGGCTCCCGGCTCAAGGAGGTCGGCTCCCGTGCGCGGGCGGAGATCAACGCCCTGCTGGGCCGCAAGGTGCATCTGGACCTGCGGATCAAGGTCGCCAAGGACTGGCAGCGCGATCCCAAGCAGCTGGGACGGCTGGGCTTCTGA
- a CDS encoding CBS domain-containing protein (PFAM: Transporter associated domain; CBS domain pair), with product MLTFALLVLIPLIALAGAVSAVLTAVDAAQLSVSRTALEKAVAPRPAAVRDRVLAQQADTARTLASVSLGRMLAETVMVAAVAGVTVAVRDHVGHSGLLLPGLATVVVAGLLMLLVLAISPRTIGRSRPEAVLVSTRALVAVVRAVLWLPAMALTGLGATFASRSGGQDTAEDGAEKARQNVDRALEDEHVREGERDMIQGVFDLRGTMVRELMVPRPDMVTLSADASAEKAMRLFVRSGYSRIPVIGDSVDDLRGMLYVKDVMRAIHSPWDPRPQRPVHEIMRAARFAPEFLAADAVLAQMQTSHVHITVLVDEYGGVAGIVTIEDILEEIVGDIADEHDRREPEIEDLGEGRYRVPARAGLSEVGDLFGLELDDDDIDSVGGLLAKVTGRVPIPGTHAITHGLELEAEKSTGRRKRLSTVLVRSAPPHEDTPDSDQEDDNDR from the coding sequence GTGCTGACCTTCGCGCTGCTCGTCCTGATCCCCCTGATCGCCCTGGCAGGGGCGGTCTCCGCCGTGCTCACCGCGGTCGATGCCGCGCAGCTCTCGGTCTCCCGCACCGCGCTCGAGAAGGCGGTCGCCCCGCGCCCCGCCGCGGTGCGGGACCGCGTGCTGGCCCAGCAGGCGGACACCGCCCGCACCCTGGCCTCCGTGTCGCTCGGCAGGATGCTCGCCGAGACCGTGATGGTCGCCGCGGTGGCGGGCGTGACCGTGGCCGTGCGCGACCACGTGGGCCACTCCGGCCTGCTGCTGCCCGGTCTCGCGACCGTCGTCGTGGCCGGGCTGCTCATGCTCCTCGTCCTCGCGATCTCGCCGCGCACGATCGGGCGCAGCCGGCCCGAGGCGGTGCTGGTCTCCACCCGCGCCCTGGTCGCGGTGGTGCGGGCGGTGCTTTGGCTGCCCGCCATGGCGCTCACCGGGCTCGGCGCGACCTTCGCCTCGCGCTCGGGCGGTCAGGACACCGCCGAGGACGGCGCCGAGAAGGCCCGCCAGAACGTGGACCGGGCGCTCGAGGACGAGCACGTGCGCGAGGGCGAGCGCGACATGATCCAGGGGGTCTTCGACCTGCGCGGCACCATGGTCCGCGAGCTGATGGTGCCCCGCCCGGACATGGTCACCCTCAGCGCCGACGCGAGCGCCGAGAAGGCGATGCGGCTGTTCGTCCGCTCCGGCTACTCGCGCATCCCCGTCATCGGGGACAGCGTCGACGACCTCCGCGGCATGCTCTACGTCAAGGACGTGATGCGTGCGATCCACTCGCCGTGGGATCCGCGCCCGCAGCGGCCGGTGCACGAGATCATGCGCGCCGCCCGCTTCGCGCCGGAGTTCCTCGCGGCCGATGCGGTGCTCGCGCAGATGCAGACCAGCCACGTGCACATCACCGTGCTCGTGGACGAATACGGCGGCGTGGCCGGTATCGTCACGATCGAGGACATCCTCGAGGAGATCGTCGGCGACATCGCCGACGAGCACGACCGCCGCGAACCCGAGATCGAGGACCTCGGCGAGGGGCGCTACCGCGTTCCCGCCCGGGCGGGCCTGTCGGAGGTCGGGGACCTGTTCGGCCTCGAGCTCGACGACGACGACATCGACAGCGTCGGCGGGCTGCTGGCCAAGGTGACCGGCCGCGTGCCGATCCCCGGCACCCACGCGATCACCCACGGCCTCGAGCTCGAGGCCGAGAAGAGCACCGGCCGCCGCAAGCGACTGTCCACCGTCCTGGTGCGCAGCGCCCCGCCGCACGAGGACACGCCGGACAGCGACCAGGAGGACGACAATGACCGCTGA
- a CDS encoding conserved hypothetical protein TIGR00043 (PFAM: Uncharacterized protein family UPF0054~TIGRFAM: conserved hypothetical protein TIGR00043) encodes MTIEIRNETTTVVDEREFIELARFVFEAMHLHPATEMSILFVDEAAMEKLHVQWLDLPGPTDVMSFPMDELIPGTPQQPAPEGLLGDVVLCPSVAAAQAAEAGHSPVEEMLLLTVHSILHLLGYDHMEEDERTEMFDLQRKLLLTFLASRPAR; translated from the coding sequence ATGACCATCGAGATCCGCAACGAGACCACCACGGTCGTCGACGAGCGCGAGTTCATCGAGCTCGCCCGCTTCGTCTTCGAGGCGATGCACCTGCACCCGGCCACCGAGATGTCGATCCTGTTCGTCGACGAGGCGGCGATGGAGAAGCTCCACGTGCAGTGGCTCGACCTGCCCGGCCCCACCGACGTGATGAGCTTCCCGATGGACGAGCTCATCCCGGGCACCCCTCAGCAGCCGGCCCCGGAGGGCCTGCTCGGCGACGTGGTGCTGTGCCCGTCGGTCGCGGCGGCACAGGCCGCCGAGGCCGGTCACAGCCCCGTCGAGGAGATGCTGCTGCTGACCGTGCACTCGATCCTGCACCTGCTGGGCTATGACCACATGGAGGAGGACGAGCGCACCGAGATGTTCGACCTCCAGCGGAAGCTCCTGCTCACCTTCCTCGCCTCCCGGCCGGCGCGCTGA
- a CDS encoding phosphate starvation-inducible protein PhoH, predicted ATPase (PFAM: PhoH-like protein), which produces MTDALHPAPGRPPEVGERKLAIPDHLSPFQVLGENDQALAALEDSVPDTDVHVRGHQVTLRGTEEALRRGEHIVRSLIELASSGQAVTAEAVQRAATLYGDDRASGKKLEQVLSRTILSSRGRTIRPKTVGQKTYIEAIESSTITFGIGPAGTGKTYLAVAMAVQQLLSKQINRIILTRPAVEAGERLGFLPGSLNEKIDPYLRPLYDALHDMLDPESIPRLMGAGTIEVAPLAYMRGRTLNDAFIILDEAQNTTPEQMKMFLTRLGFNSTMVVTGDVTQVDLPGAQKSGLRVVEQVLSGIDDISFCRLSSRDVVRHRLVSDIVEAYGRWEIRPGGSRDPRHRPNEGNRS; this is translated from the coding sequence GTGACCGACGCCCTCCACCCGGCTCCCGGCCGCCCTCCCGAGGTGGGCGAGCGGAAGCTGGCCATCCCCGACCACCTCAGCCCGTTCCAGGTGCTCGGGGAGAATGACCAGGCGCTGGCCGCCCTCGAGGACTCGGTCCCGGACACCGACGTGCACGTGCGCGGCCACCAGGTGACCCTGCGCGGCACGGAGGAGGCGCTTCGGCGCGGCGAGCACATCGTGCGCTCCCTCATCGAGCTGGCCAGCAGCGGCCAGGCCGTCACCGCCGAAGCGGTCCAGCGGGCCGCGACCCTCTACGGCGACGACCGGGCGAGCGGGAAGAAGCTTGAGCAGGTGCTCTCCCGCACCATCCTGTCCTCCCGCGGCCGCACCATCCGGCCCAAGACCGTCGGGCAGAAGACGTACATCGAGGCGATCGAGTCCTCGACCATCACCTTCGGGATCGGACCGGCCGGCACCGGCAAGACGTACCTCGCGGTCGCGATGGCGGTGCAGCAGCTGCTGAGCAAGCAGATCAACCGCATCATCCTCACCCGGCCCGCCGTCGAGGCGGGGGAGCGGCTGGGCTTCCTGCCCGGCTCCCTGAACGAGAAGATCGATCCGTACCTGCGCCCGCTCTACGACGCGCTGCACGACATGCTCGACCCCGAATCGATCCCGCGCCTCATGGGCGCCGGCACGATCGAGGTCGCGCCGCTGGCCTACATGCGCGGCCGCACCCTCAACGACGCGTTCATCATCCTCGACGAGGCGCAGAACACCACCCCCGAGCAGATGAAGATGTTCCTCACCCGCCTCGGGTTCAACTCCACCATGGTCGTCACCGGCGACGTCACCCAGGTCGATCTGCCCGGCGCCCAGAAGAGCGGGCTGCGGGTGGTCGAGCAGGTGCTCTCCGGCATCGACGACATCTCCTTCTGCCGTCTCTCCTCCCGGGACGTGGTGCGCCACCGCCTGGTCAGCGACATCGTCGAGGCCTACGGCCGCTGGGAGATCCGCCCCGGAGGCAGCCGGGACCCGCGCCACCGCCCGAACGAGGGGAACCGCTCATGA
- a CDS encoding HIT family hydrolase, diadenosine tetraphosphate hydrolase (PFAM: HIT domain) yields MGKNVNEHDTDRHEDQCVFCRIIAGEIPSEQVHADEKVIAFADLHPQAPVHVLVVPREHRRDITELADDPELLAHTARVAAQVAADRGNGDFRLVFNTGPDAGQTVFHVHAHVLAGGKLAEGEL; encoded by the coding sequence ATGGGAAAGAACGTCAACGAGCACGACACGGACCGTCACGAGGACCAGTGCGTCTTCTGCCGCATCATCGCCGGCGAGATCCCCTCCGAGCAGGTCCACGCGGACGAGAAGGTCATCGCCTTCGCCGACCTCCACCCCCAGGCACCCGTCCACGTGCTCGTCGTCCCCCGCGAGCACCGCCGGGACATCACCGAGCTCGCCGACGACCCCGAGCTGCTCGCCCACACCGCCCGGGTCGCCGCGCAGGTCGCGGCCGACCGCGGCAACGGCGACTTCCGCCTCGTGTTCAACACCGGCCCCGATGCCGGCCAGACCGTCTTCCACGTGCACGCGCACGTCCTCGCGGGCGGGAAGCTCGCAGAAGGAGAACTGTGA
- a CDS encoding predicted flavoprotein (PFAM: NADPH-dependent FMN reductase), with protein MTKLGIILSSARPNRVGEPVSRWVRDHVPADVEIDLIDLRDVALPAFDGETSPKQGLPKTSAHSVSWSERIAALDALVILTPQYNGSYPGNLKNAIDYLYGEWQELPTLLVGYGWGAAGEVLPLLESLMSRVGADVVGTIGLSFREDLSVEGELFVAEEKTAVLREKLSAMLAEVPVGVS; from the coding sequence ATGACGAAGCTCGGAATCATCCTCTCCAGTGCCCGCCCGAACCGTGTGGGAGAGCCCGTCTCCCGCTGGGTCCGAGATCATGTGCCGGCCGACGTCGAGATCGATCTCATCGATCTGCGTGACGTGGCGCTGCCCGCCTTCGACGGCGAGACCAGCCCCAAGCAGGGCCTGCCCAAGACCAGCGCGCACTCCGTCTCCTGGAGCGAGCGGATCGCGGCGCTCGACGCGCTCGTCATCCTCACCCCGCAGTACAACGGCTCCTACCCGGGCAACCTCAAGAACGCGATCGACTACCTCTACGGCGAGTGGCAGGAGCTGCCCACGCTGCTGGTCGGCTACGGCTGGGGCGCCGCGGGCGAGGTGCTTCCCCTGCTCGAGTCGCTCATGAGCCGCGTCGGCGCCGATGTGGTCGGCACCATCGGGCTGAGCTTCCGCGAGGATCTCTCCGTCGAGGGAGAGCTCTTCGTCGCGGAGGAGAAGACCGCGGTGCTGCGCGAGAAGCTCTCCGCGATGCTCGCCGAGGTCCCCGTCGGCGTCTCCTGA
- a CDS encoding conserved hypothetical protein TIGR00046 (PFAM: RNA methyltransferase~TIGRFAM: conserved hypothetical protein TIGR00046) yields MPTTPPGFLILDDALADARTGDPLVLDGEEGRHAAKVARIGVGEQVLLTDAPGRQALAEVTVAKKEALELRLLEDPTGAVQRLPRLGLVQALATGGRDEQAVESATELGADRIVPWIARRSVSVWRGEKLRKGRSRWQATVRAAVKQCRRPGIPAVDPAVTTTELLAALRERTAAGALVLVLHEQESVGLMSLAEQLRTASEDGLEEILLVVGPEGGIAPEELTALHETGARSVLLGPEVLRSSTAGPAALAVLSALVGRWG; encoded by the coding sequence GTGCCCACCACCCCGCCCGGCTTCCTGATCCTCGACGACGCCCTGGCCGACGCCCGCACCGGGGACCCGCTGGTGCTGGACGGCGAGGAGGGCCGCCACGCGGCGAAGGTCGCGCGGATCGGGGTGGGGGAGCAGGTGCTGCTCACCGACGCCCCGGGCCGCCAGGCCCTCGCCGAGGTGACCGTCGCGAAGAAGGAGGCCCTCGAGCTGCGCCTGCTCGAGGACCCCACCGGCGCCGTGCAGCGCCTCCCGCGGCTCGGCCTGGTGCAGGCGCTGGCCACCGGCGGCCGCGACGAACAGGCCGTCGAGTCCGCGACCGAGCTCGGGGCGGATCGGATCGTGCCCTGGATCGCACGCCGCTCGGTCTCCGTGTGGCGCGGCGAGAAGCTGCGCAAGGGCCGTTCCCGGTGGCAGGCCACGGTGCGCGCCGCCGTGAAGCAGTGCCGCCGCCCCGGGATCCCGGCCGTCGACCCCGCTGTGACCACCACCGAGCTGCTCGCCGCTCTGCGGGAGCGGACGGCCGCGGGCGCGCTCGTGCTGGTGCTGCACGAGCAGGAGTCGGTGGGGCTGATGAGCCTCGCCGAGCAGCTGCGCACCGCGAGCGAGGACGGTCTGGAGGAGATCCTCCTCGTCGTCGGCCCCGAAGGGGGCATCGCCCCGGAGGAGCTCACCGCCCTGCACGAGACCGGGGCCCGGTCCGTGCTGCTGGGCCCCGAGGTGCTGCGCTCCTCGACCGCCGGGCCCGCCGCTCTCGCCGTCCTCAGCGCGCTCGTGGGCCGCTGGGGCTGA
- a CDS encoding DnaJ-class molecular chaperone with C-terminal Zn finger domain (PFAM: DnaJ domain; DnaJ C terminal region; DnaJ central domain (4 repeats)~TIGRFAM: chaperone protein DnaJ), which translates to MNEDYYDLLGVSREASTEEIKKAYRKLARTLHPDVNPDPEAAEKFKRVSQAYETLSHADKRRQYDMGGGPGMGGFPGGGGAGFDFNDIFDMFAGASGMRGRSQGPVPRQRRGGDVLRRVRIELRDVVFGTEEEVSFRTAALCERCTGSCCEPGTSPTRCTACNGSGHVQRVAQSLLGQMVTMAPCPTCDGHGDVIESPCTSCSGHGRTATERTVTVRIPSGVEHGTRIQLRGEGEVGEAGGPSGDLFVELSVSDHDVFDRDGDDLVTTVAVPMTTAALGATIPLETFDGNQDLDVRPGAQPGEEITLKGLGVTPLRRERRGDIRVILDVDVPTSLSDEERELLEQFAALRGDETTRRSKGHGGPFQKLRDRLRDL; encoded by the coding sequence GTGAACGAGGACTACTACGACCTGCTCGGCGTCTCCCGCGAGGCCTCGACCGAGGAGATCAAGAAGGCCTACCGCAAGCTGGCCCGCACCCTGCACCCGGACGTGAACCCCGATCCGGAGGCCGCCGAGAAGTTCAAGCGGGTCTCCCAGGCCTACGAGACCCTCTCCCATGCGGACAAGCGCCGCCAGTACGACATGGGCGGCGGCCCGGGCATGGGCGGCTTCCCCGGCGGCGGCGGTGCCGGCTTCGACTTCAACGACATCTTCGACATGTTCGCCGGCGCCTCGGGCATGCGCGGGCGCAGCCAGGGCCCGGTGCCGCGCCAGCGCCGCGGCGGCGACGTGCTGCGCCGCGTGCGGATCGAGCTGCGGGACGTCGTCTTCGGCACCGAGGAGGAGGTCTCCTTCCGCACCGCGGCGCTGTGCGAACGCTGCACCGGCTCCTGCTGCGAGCCCGGCACGAGCCCCACCCGCTGCACCGCCTGCAACGGCTCCGGCCACGTCCAGCGCGTTGCCCAGTCGCTGCTGGGCCAGATGGTCACCATGGCGCCCTGCCCCACCTGCGACGGGCACGGCGACGTCATCGAGAGCCCCTGCACGAGCTGCTCCGGCCACGGCCGCACCGCGACCGAGCGCACCGTGACCGTGCGGATCCCCTCCGGTGTCGAGCACGGCACCCGGATCCAGCTGCGCGGCGAGGGGGAGGTCGGCGAGGCCGGCGGTCCCTCCGGCGACCTGTTCGTCGAGCTGAGCGTCTCCGACCACGACGTCTTCGACCGCGACGGCGACGACCTCGTCACCACCGTCGCCGTGCCCATGACCACCGCCGCCCTCGGCGCGACCATCCCGCTGGAGACCTTCGACGGGAACCAGGACCTCGACGTGCGGCCCGGTGCCCAGCCCGGCGAGGAGATCACCCTCAAGGGGCTCGGGGTCACGCCGCTGCGCCGCGAGCGCCGCGGCGACATCCGGGTCATCCTCGACGTGGACGTGCCCACTTCGCTGAGCGACGAGGAGCGCGAGCTGCTCGAGCAGTTCGCCGCCCTGCGCGGCGACGAGACCACCCGCCGCAGCAAGGGCCACGGCGGCCCCTTCCAGAAGCTCCGCGACCGGCTGCGCGACCTCTGA